Proteins found in one Ammospiza nelsoni isolate bAmmNel1 chromosome 15, bAmmNel1.pri, whole genome shotgun sequence genomic segment:
- the ZDHHC9 gene encoding palmitoyltransferase ZDHHC9, with amino-acid sequence MSVMVARKKVVRKWEKLPGRNTFCCDGRIMMARQKGIFYLTLFLILGTCALFFAFECRYLAVQLSPAIPVFAAVLFLFAMATLLRTSFSDPGVIPRALPDEAAFIEMEIEATNGTVPQGQRPPPRIKNFQINNQIVKLKYCYTCKIFRPPRASHCSICDNCVERFDHHCPWVGNCVGKRNYRYFYLFILSLSLLTIYIFTFNIVYVALKSLKIGFLNTLKETPGTVLEVLICFFTLWSVVGLTGFHTFLVALNQTTNEDIKGSWTGKNRVQNPYSHGNIVKNCCEVLCGPLPPSVLDRRGILQQEESTAQEGSCPRAPGTQEPPATQGPGQAQEGGTKQQDGSILPPSAVPAPSVSDTEMPEEKQRTPGELPVPPLDAGRAQH; translated from the exons ATGTCGGTGATGGTGGCGAGGAAGAAGGTGGTTCGGAAATGGGAGAAGCTGCcgggcaggaacaccttctgCTGCGACGGCCGGATCATGATGGCCCGGCAGAAGGGCATCTTCTACCTGACACTCTTCCTCATCCTCGGCACCTGCGCCCTCTTCTTCGCCTTCGA GTGCCGCTACCTGGCGGTGCAGCTGTCCCCGGCCATCCCCGTGTTTGCAGCAGTGCTCTTCCTGTTCGCCATGGCCACGCTGCTGCGGACGAGCTTCAGCGACCCTGGCGTGATCCCCAGGGCCCTGCCCGATGAGGCAGCCTTCATTGAGATGGAGATTG AGGCCACCAACGGGACCGTGCCGCAGGGTCAGCGCCCGCCCCCGCGCATCAAGAACTTCCAGATCAACAATCAGATTGTGAAGCTCAAGTACTGCTACACGTGTAAGATCTTCCGGCCGCCCCGCGCCTCGCACTGCAGCATCTGCGACAACTGTGTGG AGCGCTTTGACCATCACTGTCCCTGGGTGGGCAACTGCGTGGGAAAGAGGAACTACCGCTACTTCTACCTCTTCATCCTCTCGCTCTCCCTCCTCACCATCTACATCTTCACCTTCAACATTGTCTACGTAGCACTGA AATCTCTGAAGATTGGGTTTCTGAACACGTTGAAGGAAACCCCAGGG ACTGTATTGGAGGTGCTCATCTGTTTCTTCACGCTGTGGTCGGTGGTGGGGTTAACTGGGTTCCACACCTTCCTGGTGGCACTGAATCAGACAACCAACGAAGAC ATTAAGGGGTCCTGGACTGGGAAGAACCGTGTGCAGAATCCGTACAGCCACGGCAACATAGTGAAGAACTGCTGCGAGGTGCTGTGCGGGCCTCTGCCCCCCAG TGTCCTGGACAGACGGggcatcctgcagcaggaggagagcacagctcaggaggGGTCGTGCCCGCGGGCACCCGGCACGCAGGAGCCCCCGGCCACTCAGGGCCCTGGGCAGGCCCAGGAGGGTGGCACGAAGCAGCAGGATGGCAGCATTCTTCCCCCCAGTGCT GTCCCTGCCCCGTCTGTGAGTGACACCGAGATGCCAGAGGAGAAGCAGCGAACGCCTGGGGAGCTCCCGGTGCCCCCCCTGGACGCTGGGCGAGCGCAGCACTAG
- the UTP14A gene encoding U3 small nucleolar RNA-associated protein 14 homolog A produces MATWTSSWRALRQAARARRDTRWRFAAVPACGAMAEEDPAAAAAGSGSESEEGEDGERRHRQLLEAISALSGRKRRKLAERSEASGQVSEFNVTCKGAGEKLVLSELLQPIHPKSTLGSVRKELARVKRKAAVELPLSKEEAKRVVREAAYVTTSKDVGKWQQVVLQNRRAEQLVFPLRQDIATVTPLERATSAWKARTPLEQEIFGLLHKTQQPITDPLLTPEEMASVQAMSLEEARRRRAELQKARAVQSYYEAKARRAKRIKSKKYHRVLKKSRRRQALKEFEQLHKSDPAAALARLEELEQLRMQERMSLKHQNKGKWARSRAIMAKYDLEARKAMQEQLARNKELMQKVRVEPPEEELCEVPEEDTDTTALPMPSGANPWMLGKPSGLAPEPEAQEGPRDDRVPGAVENKDEMQEEEEELSEEEALLQDFEQKRRERAGSPKGQDRDHGADETEIGAEQPRDSPVPPVCAEELGDSPVPPVCAEELVGTGPEPPPQPQEQLLLSEQLRRVQTMEDVESLAKDELVEEQEKLVTLRAGKRAQQQEKGRAGDRHTKKASAKRKMISLEAVLDGKPQEMDCPSLPVVLEEEEGGIEQHGMITEAFAGDDVVADFRREKRKAEEAGKPQPVNLVLPGWGEWGGTGLKPSARKVKRFLIKPPPAPPRKDQHLPHVIMSEKRNIHAAAHQVSELPFPFERHQQFEQSMRTPVGPTWNTQRAFQKLTAPRVITRTGHIIQPISAEDVPNTAPGSEARPEGEAMPRRKAGPGKKAVFRGKAVSRGKGVSKGNAVSKGKAVSRGKAVPGEKAQPQRSRAR; encoded by the exons ATGGCTACCTGGACGTCATCGTGGCGCGCTTTGCGGCAGGCCGCGAGGGCTCGGCGCGACACTCGGTGGCGCTTTGCGGCAGTACCGGCGTGCGGGGCCATGGCGGAGGAGGacccggcggcggcggcggcggggagcggcaGCGAGAGCGAGGAGGGG GAGGATGGCGAGCGGCGGCACCGGCAGCTCCTGGAGGCCATCAGCGCCTTGTCCGGACGGAAGCG GCGGAAACTGGCGGAGCGCTCGGAGGCAAGCGGGCAGGTGTCTGAGTTCAATGTCACCTGCAAAG GTGCTGGGGAAAAGCTGGTCCTGtcggagctgctgcagcccattCATCCCAAATCCACGCTGGGCAGCGTGAGGAAGGAGCTGGCCAGAGTGAAGCGGAAGGCGGCAGTGGAGCTGCCACTGAGCAAAGAGGAGGCCAAGAGG GTGGTGAGGGAGGCCGCCTATGTGACCACCTCGAAGGACGTGGGCAAGTGGCAGCAGGTGGTGCTGCAGAACCGGCGCGCGGAGCAGCTGGTGTTCCCCCTGCGGCAGGACATCGCCACCGTCACCCCTCTGGAGAGAGCCACCTCGGCGTGGAAG GCCCGAACTCCACTGGAGCAGGAGATCTTTGGGTTGCTCCACAAGACACAGCAGCCCATCACAGACCCGCTGCTGACGCCTGAGGAGATGGCCTCAGTGCAGGCCATGAGCTTGGAGGAG GCCCGGCGCCGGcgggcagagctgcagaaggcCCGGGCAGTGCAGTCCTACTACGAGGCCAAGGCTCGGCGAGCAAAGCGGATCAAGAGCAAGAA GTACCACCGCGTGCTCAAGAAGAGCCGGAGGCGCCAGGCCCTGAAGGAGTTTGAGCAGCTGCACAAATCAGACCCTGCGGCCGCCTTGGCAcggctggaggagctggagcagctcaggatgCAG GAGCGGATGAGCCTTAAGCACCAGAACAAGGGAAAATGGGCCCGATCCAGGGCCATTATGGCCAAGTATGACCTCGAG GCCCGCAAGGccatgcaggagcagctggccAGGAACAAGGAGCTGATGCAGAAGGTGCGGGTGGAGCCCCCCGAGGAGGAGCTGTGTGAGGTGCCCGAGGAGGACACGGACACCACGGCCTTGCCCATGCCCAGTGGGGCTAATCCCTGGATGCTGGGCAAGCCCAGTGGCCTGGCCCCAGAGCCTGAGGCACAGGAGGGTCCAAGAGATGACAGAGTGCCTGGTGCTGTGGAGAACAAGGACGagatgcaggaggaggaagaggagctgtcAGAAGAAGAAGCTCTGCTGCAAGACTTCGAGCAGAAGCGACGGGAGCGGGCAGGGAGCCCCAAGGGGCAGGACAGAGACCATG GTGCTGATGAGACTGAGATtggtgctgagcagcccagggacagcccagtccccccagtctgtgctgaggagctgggggacagcccagtccccccagtctgtgctgaggagctggtGGGCACAGGGCCAGAGcctccccctcagccccaggaacagctcctgctctcGGAGCAGCTGCGCCGCGTGCAGACCATGGAGGATGTGGAGAGTCTGGCTAAGGACGAGCTTGTGGAAGAGCAGGAGAAGCTGGTAACCCTGAGAGCAGGGAAGcgagcacagcagcaggagaaaggcagagctggggacaggcatACCAAGAAAGCATCAGCCAAGAGGAAGATGATCAGCTTGGAGGCTGTGCTGGATGGGAAGCCCCAGGAGATGGACTGCCCCAGCCTGCCTGTAGtcctggaggaggag GAGGGCGGCATCGAGCAGCACGGGATGATCACGGAGGCCTTTGCTGGGGATGATGTGGTCGCTGATTTCCGCCGGGAGAAGCGCAAGGCGGAGGAGGCGGGGAAGCCGCAGCCGGTGAAcctggtgctgccaggctggggcgAGTGGGGCGGCACGGGCCTGAAACCCAGCGCCAGGAAGGTCAAGAG GTTCCTGATCAAGCCGCCGCCGGCGCCTCCGCGGAAGGACCAGCACCTGCCCCACGTCATCATGAGCGAGAAGCGCAACATCCACGCGGCAGCGCATCAG GTCAGCGAGCTGCCCTTCCCCTTCGAGCGGCACCAGCAGTTTGAGCAGAGCATGCGGACGCCCGTGGGCCCCACGTGGAACACTCAGCGAGCCTTCCAGAAGCTGACAGCCCCTCGAGTCATCACCCGCACCGGCCACATCATCCAGCCTATCTCAGCCGAGGACGTCCCCAACACGGCCCCTGGCAGCGAGGCCAGGCCTGAGGGGGAGGCCATGCCCAGGAGGAAGGCTGGGCCCGGGAAGAAGGCTGTGTTCAGGGGGAAGGCTGTGTCCAGAGGGAAGGGTGTGTCCAAGGGGAACGCTGTGTCAAAGGGGAAGGCTGTGTCCAGGGGGaaggctgtgcctggggagaaGGCACAGCCCCAGCGCAGCAGAGCACGGTAG